A window from Salvelinus fontinalis isolate EN_2023a chromosome 8, ASM2944872v1, whole genome shotgun sequence encodes these proteins:
- the LOC129860485 gene encoding SRSF protein kinase 3-like isoform X2, giving the protein MERNTCSAQTSVQLAQQTKPGTSNGLDELSRLEQLEPEESLDREDPREYCHGGYHPVHIGDTFNRRYQVLSKLGWGYFSTVWLCLDLRLGRRVAVKVLKSGEGFTQAGQDELTLLRCASGPTARHLQSRRIVQLLDEFKIAGVNGVHVCLVLELLGPDLRCWQVCFGNPGLSLSWVKQVIAQVLQALDYLHTQCKIIHTDIKPENILLCLEEQNPKQTAGGSACPYPGKDAKSRSTAEKDLVTPISLKEITVKIADLGSSCWVYKHFCEEIQTRQYRSLEVLLGSDYGPPADIWSVACMAFELVTGDSLFEPKAGKTFSLEEDHIAHIIELLGKVPAAVALSGKYSMEYFNRKGDMRHIGVLRPWGLYEVLVEKYHFMLKEASLFSDFLLHMLDFQPERRASAAQCLLHPWLSS; this is encoded by the exons ATGGAGAGGAATACGTGCTCAGCTCAGACTTCTGTACAGTTGGCTCAACAAAC TAAACCTGGGACATCCAATGGACTTGATGAGCTGAGTCGTTTGGAACAGCTAGAGCCAGAGGAGTCACTGGACAGAGAGGACCCCCGAGAATACTGCCATG GGGGGTACCACCCTGTTCACATTGGAGACACCTTCAACAGGAGATACCAGGTTCTGTCTAAGTTGGGCTGGGGATACTTCTCCACTGTATGGCTCTGCTTGGACCTCAG GTTGGGCAGGCGAGTGGCCGTGAAGGTTTTGAAGAGTGGAGAAGGATTCACACAGGCTGGGCAAGACGAATTGACTCTGCTACGCTGT GCCAGTGGTCCCACTGCTCGTCACCTCCAAAGCCGGAGGATAGTCCAACTACTGGATGAGTTTAAGATAGCTGGGGTCAACGGGGTTC ATGTATGCCTAGTGCTGGAGCTGCTGGGACCAGACCTCCGCTGTTGGCAAGTCTGTTTTGGAAACCCAGGGCTATCGCTGTCTTGGGTCAAACAGGTCATTGCTCAG GTTCTTCAGGCATTGGACTACCTGCACACTCAATGTAAAATCATACATACAGACATCAAGCCTGAGAATAtactgttatgtttggaggagcaGAACCCaaaacagacagcagggggcagtgccTGTCCATACCCTGGGAAAGATGCCAAGTCAAGGAGCACAGCAG AGAAGGACCTGGTCACTCCCATCAGTCTGAAGGAAATCACAGTAAAGATTGCTGACCTGGGAAGCTCCTGTTGGGTG TACAAACATTTCTGTGAGGAGATTCAGACCCGTCAGTACCGCTCACTAGAGGTTCTATTGGGCTCTGACTACGGCCCACCAGCAGACATCTGGAGTGTAGCCTGCATG GCTTTTGAGTTGGTCACTGGGGATTCATTATTTGAGCCCAAAGCTGGGAAGACCTTTTCTTTAGAGGAAG ATCACATCGCTCACATAATAGAGCTCCTTGGCAAAGTCCCAGCAGCAGTAGCCTTGTCTGGCAAGTATTCCATGGAGTACTTCAATCGCAAAG GTGACATGCGTCATATCGGAGTGCTGCGGCCCTGGGGTCTATATGAGGTGTTGGTGGAGAAGTACCACTTCATGCTGAAGGAGGCCTCTCTGTTCTCTGACTTCCTGTTGCATATGTTGGACTTCCAGCCGGAGAGGAGGGCCAGTGCTGCCCAGTGTCTCCTGCACCCATGGCTTAGCTCCTGA
- the LOC129860485 gene encoding SRSF protein kinase 3-like isoform X1: MERNTCSAQTSVQLAQQTSKPGTSNGLDELSRLEQLEPEESLDREDPREYCHGGYHPVHIGDTFNRRYQVLSKLGWGYFSTVWLCLDLRLGRRVAVKVLKSGEGFTQAGQDELTLLRCASGPTARHLQSRRIVQLLDEFKIAGVNGVHVCLVLELLGPDLRCWQVCFGNPGLSLSWVKQVIAQVLQALDYLHTQCKIIHTDIKPENILLCLEEQNPKQTAGGSACPYPGKDAKSRSTAEKDLVTPISLKEITVKIADLGSSCWVYKHFCEEIQTRQYRSLEVLLGSDYGPPADIWSVACMAFELVTGDSLFEPKAGKTFSLEEDHIAHIIELLGKVPAAVALSGKYSMEYFNRKGDMRHIGVLRPWGLYEVLVEKYHFMLKEASLFSDFLLHMLDFQPERRASAAQCLLHPWLSS; the protein is encoded by the exons ATGGAGAGGAATACGTGCTCAGCTCAGACTTCTGTACAGTTGGCTCAACAAAC CAGTAAACCTGGGACATCCAATGGACTTGATGAGCTGAGTCGTTTGGAACAGCTAGAGCCAGAGGAGTCACTGGACAGAGAGGACCCCCGAGAATACTGCCATG GGGGGTACCACCCTGTTCACATTGGAGACACCTTCAACAGGAGATACCAGGTTCTGTCTAAGTTGGGCTGGGGATACTTCTCCACTGTATGGCTCTGCTTGGACCTCAG GTTGGGCAGGCGAGTGGCCGTGAAGGTTTTGAAGAGTGGAGAAGGATTCACACAGGCTGGGCAAGACGAATTGACTCTGCTACGCTGT GCCAGTGGTCCCACTGCTCGTCACCTCCAAAGCCGGAGGATAGTCCAACTACTGGATGAGTTTAAGATAGCTGGGGTCAACGGGGTTC ATGTATGCCTAGTGCTGGAGCTGCTGGGACCAGACCTCCGCTGTTGGCAAGTCTGTTTTGGAAACCCAGGGCTATCGCTGTCTTGGGTCAAACAGGTCATTGCTCAG GTTCTTCAGGCATTGGACTACCTGCACACTCAATGTAAAATCATACATACAGACATCAAGCCTGAGAATAtactgttatgtttggaggagcaGAACCCaaaacagacagcagggggcagtgccTGTCCATACCCTGGGAAAGATGCCAAGTCAAGGAGCACAGCAG AGAAGGACCTGGTCACTCCCATCAGTCTGAAGGAAATCACAGTAAAGATTGCTGACCTGGGAAGCTCCTGTTGGGTG TACAAACATTTCTGTGAGGAGATTCAGACCCGTCAGTACCGCTCACTAGAGGTTCTATTGGGCTCTGACTACGGCCCACCAGCAGACATCTGGAGTGTAGCCTGCATG GCTTTTGAGTTGGTCACTGGGGATTCATTATTTGAGCCCAAAGCTGGGAAGACCTTTTCTTTAGAGGAAG ATCACATCGCTCACATAATAGAGCTCCTTGGCAAAGTCCCAGCAGCAGTAGCCTTGTCTGGCAAGTATTCCATGGAGTACTTCAATCGCAAAG GTGACATGCGTCATATCGGAGTGCTGCGGCCCTGGGGTCTATATGAGGTGTTGGTGGAGAAGTACCACTTCATGCTGAAGGAGGCCTCTCTGTTCTCTGACTTCCTGTTGCATATGTTGGACTTCCAGCCGGAGAGGAGGGCCAGTGCTGCCCAGTGTCTCCTGCACCCATGGCTTAGCTCCTGA